Proteins encoded within one genomic window of Columba livia isolate bColLiv1 breed racing homer chromosome 1, bColLiv1.pat.W.v2, whole genome shotgun sequence:
- the PTN gene encoding pleiotrophin codes for MQQQQQQRRMFTAALLALVFILAAVSTAEAGKKEKPEKKAKKSDCGEWQWSVCVPTNGDCGLGTREGTRTGAECKQTTKTQKCKIPCNWKKQFGAECKYQFQAWGECDLNTALKTRTGNLKRALHNADCQKTVTISKPCGKLTKTKPQESKKKKKEGKKQEKMLD; via the exons atgcaacagcaacaacagcaacGTCGAATGTTCACAGCTGCCCTCCTGGCACTTGTTTTCATTCTGGCAGCTGTGAGTACCGCTGAGGCCGGCAAAAAAGAGAAACCAG AGAAAAAGGCGAAGAAGTCTGACTGTGGGGAATGGCAGTGGAGTGTCTGTGTGCCCACCAATGGTGACTGTGGCCTGGGGACACGTGAGGGCACTCGAACTGGAGCTGAGTGCAAACAAACCACCAAGACTCAGAAGTGTAAGATTCCCTGCAACTGGAAAAAGCAATTTGGAG CGGAGTGCAAATACCAGTTCCAGGCCTGGGGAGAATGTGACTTGAATACTGCCCTGAAGACTCGAACCGGGAACCTAAAGAGAGCCCTTCATAATGCTGACTGCCAGAAGACTGTCACAATCTCAAAGCCCTGTGGGAAGCttaccaaaaccaaacctcaaG aatccaagaagaagaaaaaggaaggcaagaaacaagagaagatgCTGGATTAA